Part of the Fundulus heteroclitus isolate FHET01 unplaced genomic scaffold, MU-UCD_Fhet_4.1 scaffold_100, whole genome shotgun sequence genome is shown below.
TAccactaaataaaaaacaattaatcaaTAAATATCTAATTATAGATTCAGCAGTTTCTgagaaggcctcagaggttccttGGAGAAAAAATAAGTGAAGAAATAACATCATGAAGTACAAGGAACACACTAAACAAGTCTGACATAAATACAGGCTAAGAGACAACATTCAGCCCCAATATATTGATTAATTGGGCTGAACAGAAATGCAAgccacacatttatttattttattttttttaaactatcttAATATTCTTTTCACGTGACAGTTATGCTCTATTTTGAGATGGTCTATCACACGTTTTGCCAATAAAACCTCAAAGCTTGTTGTTGTGAGATGATGAAATGTTAAAAGGTCAAGAGGTACAGTACGGACACTTTTGCAAGATACTGTAAAGCTGTCACTTCCTTAAGCGTCGCTGGATGTTTTGAGCTGCTGCAGTTCAGCGTTGTCTTTGGGAATCCTCCGTTTCTTTTGGAAGACCGCAGCAATCTCCTCAAACGTCTTGCCCTTGGTCTCAGGAACCCGGAGATAGATAAATATGGTGAAACCAAGAAGCAACACGGCAAACAGAACAAACACGTAACAGTCCAGCCAAGCCTGGAGAGGAATGTCAGAGAAACCAAAATTACTGTCGTTGTTTGATCTTATGACACTAAGAGAGAGATCCACACTAGCTTACAGTCCATTGCATAAGCTGGATTCAACTCCCTACCTGTATGTATGGAAAGGTCATGCCTATGATGAAGTTACTGGTCCAGTTGCAGCAACCTGCCAGGGCGATGGCGGCCGGCCGAGGCCCTTGGCTGAACAGTTCGGCCACTATGAACCAAGGAATGGGACCAGGACCAATCTCAAAGAAACTCACAAAAAGGAAGATGGATACCATGCTGACATAGCTCATCCAGGAGAAGTCATTCTGGAGAGAAAAGAGTAGCTCTTCAATGTTCTAATTTTCTAAGATgcagaattttgggttttcattatctgaaaGGCACAATCACCAAACCTGCCAGTAATAAAGACTTGAAATACTCTGCTCAATGAAATTAgaggaacactttgaaaacacatctcTCACACACATGATCTCaattgggggggtggggggggggggtcatgatGTATATTTATAGTGATATGGGATGGATAATATGTTAGGAACAAAAGGATGCCATATagtttgatgaaaatgaaaattatcAACAGATAGAGCACTTAATCCAAAGGCActgagaaagtgaaactgaaaaactgatgcaGTAGGATTGTCCAATTTGCTCTAATAtcattgcagcaactcaaaCGGGTAATCAGTGGTTTGTATGGTTGCCAAGTGCTTGTCTGCAGGCCTGATGATGCGAGGGCTTGGTCCTTATGAGATCACGGATGATGTCCCGAGGTACCACCTTCCAGATCCTGAACAGGGCATTAGTGAGCttctggacagtctgtggtgcaatcTGGTGGCGTCGAATGGACCTAAAGATGAtgtcccagagatgttctggTGGATTTAGGTCAGTGGAGTGTGGCAGACACTCAATGGTATCGATTCCTTCAGCCTCCAGGAACTGCCTACATACTATTGGCACATGAGACCTTATCATTCACCAGGAGGAACTCAGGACTTACTGCACCAGTGAAGGGCCCTAACAACGAGTCTAAGGATTTAATCCCAATACTTAATGGCAGTCAGCATGCCATCGTTTATCCTGTACACGTCTGTGCGTACCCCCATGGATATTCCTCCCTAGACCAATCAAGCTCAGAAATGTTCCAGGCAGCATAATAGTAccagcttctccagaccctttcacatctgtcacatgagctcagagtgaacctgctctcatctgtgaaaagaacagaACCTGCCACTTCTGCCACATCTGgcgttctctggcaaatgccagtCGGGCTCCCGAGTGTTTGGCAGTGAGCACAGGGCCTACTAAAGGATCTTGGGCCCTCAGGCCTCCTTTATGAAGTGTGTCTCTAAAGGTTTAATCAGAGACATTCACGGCAGTGGCCCACTGGAGGTCACTTTGGGGGGCTCTTGCAGTACTCGCCCCGTTCCTCTTTTCACAAAGGAACAGATAccggtcctgctgatgggtCAAGGACCTCCGACGGCCCTGTCCAGCTCCCCTAGAGTAACTgcctgtctcctggaatctcctccatgATCTTGACACCCTGCTgagggacacagcaaaccttaTGTCAATGGCACatattgatgtgccatcctggtggagttggatTGCATGTGTAACTTCTATAGGGACCAGTTATCACCTCATAGTACCAGTGGTAACTCTGACCCTAGTCAAATGCAAAATTACTGGTAAGtagcacacaaaaaaacagggaGAAAATATCTGTGGCCtccacatgcaaaacatttcctgtttttgagGTTGTCTCATTGTTGCCCCTCCAGTGCACCTGCTGATCATTTAATCAACACCACTAATGAACAGCCCCCTCTACTACTGAATTGACCTGATCAACACCAGCTGAATTGACTTGATATCAGtgtctaatttaaaaaaaactgcctttaATTGTTTGGACAGTATGTGTCACTCTGTATGTAACAAATCTACATCATCTGCCCAAATGAGTCACTTTCTAAAataaacgacaaaaaaaaaaacagttttgctgACATTCTAAATTTTTAAGCTGTACTCATATATTAGGCaaggcaattttatttataaagcacttttcagtaacaaggcggttcaaagcgctgacaagacgattcaaagtgctgattAGTTTGCATCTGTGTCTCATGACCGCCTGCCGACGCCAGTTTTAGCTGAGACGGAAGATCTTACACCTGGCTGAACAAACCTGGAATTTGAGACCCACTGTCATGGCGACGGCGCAGCAGCACATCCCTCCCAGGACCGACCAGAGTCAGCGTACGCCTGCCGGTTCTGTCCACCAGTGCAACCTGGGACAGAGCGGGGCGTATTTAGAGACAGAACAGGAAGATCCCAACACATGTTCCGGTGTTGCGTATATGCAAGTGAATTACTCACAGACACCAGAGTGAAGATTGTGTTGATGACTCCCACTCCTATTGTAGCATAGACTGGCTGACTGACCCCAGCTTGGGCAAAGATGGCTGTAGAGTAGTAGAAGATCTTGGAGAAAAAGCACAAAGGACGAATAGATTATCCAACATGCTAAAGTCGCGGTTTAGTGGTTTGAGTGAGGTTGATAGGAAGAAGTGGTAGAAATGTAGGCATTTCCCTCCCCCGAATACTTTATTACTCACTGCGTTAATGCCGGACAGCTGCTGTGAAAGGTGCATCATGAGGGCAACAATCAGCTGCTGTCTGTATACAGAGGAGAAGATCTAGGACAGAAAGAGGAGACAAAAATTGCATGCATCCATTCATCGGCCACATACATCCCATTCAGTTGCGCGTTAACACAAACAGCAAATCAGTCAACCGCCTGGCAGCAGCTTTAGCATTTAGAGACGTTGACGAGGATTCGCTGAAGTTAAAATGCAGAATCAAAATGTTGAAGGACAACTGTCTCTCAGAGTTACCGAGAACGgttgaaaagagaaaatagcTAATGAGTGGCCGTTGTGTGGACAAAATTGATGTTTTGATTTCAGAGGACAGAGAAGAGTTAGGAAACGTGTTGGAGATGAAATGCAG
Proteins encoded:
- the LOC118558111 gene encoding LOW QUALITY PROTEIN: solute carrier family 2, facilitated glucose transporter member 4-like (The sequence of the model RefSeq protein was modified relative to this genomic sequence to represent the inferred CDS: deleted 1 base in 1 codon) yields the protein MMHLSQQLSGINAIFYYSTAIFAQAGVSQPVYATIGVGVINTIFTLVSVALVDRTGRRTLTLVGLGGMCCCAVAMTVGLKFQNDFSWMSYVSMVSIFLFVSFFEIGPGPIPWFIVAELFSQGPRPAAIALAGCCNWTSNFIIGMTFPYIQAWLDCYVFVLFAVLLLGFTIFIYLRVPETKGKTFEEIAAVFQKKRRIPKDNAELQQLKTSSDA